From the Burkholderia mayonis genome, one window contains:
- a CDS encoding LysR family transcriptional regulator, with product MPELDLNLIPYLVALNETRNVSRAGDLLGVSQPRVSAALGRLREHFGDPLFVRTSRGMEPTPRALALIPAARDALASIERGLVAPHDFDPAKSTRTFAIALSDVGEIVFLPRLLQAFAERAPHANLRSVSLSHAEVGRALEDGGVDLAVGYFPDLGGTNFFQQRLFTHRFICLLRRGHPLASQPLTLEQFLACGHAVVRAEGRSQEVLEQYLAKRRLARRAVLETPHFMSLPFILSRTDLIATVPHAIGYAYATEHASIMLVEPPLPLPRFDLKQHWHRKFHNDASVAWLRSVVADLFNDALDEWPK from the coding sequence ATGCCCGAACTCGATCTGAACCTGATTCCGTACCTGGTCGCGCTCAACGAGACGCGCAACGTGAGCCGCGCGGGCGATCTGCTCGGCGTCAGCCAGCCGCGCGTGAGCGCCGCGCTCGGGCGGCTGCGCGAGCATTTCGGCGATCCGCTCTTCGTGCGGACGTCGCGCGGAATGGAGCCGACGCCGCGCGCGCTCGCGCTGATTCCGGCCGCGCGCGACGCGCTCGCGAGCATCGAGCGCGGCCTCGTCGCGCCGCACGATTTCGACCCGGCAAAGAGCACGCGCACGTTCGCGATCGCGTTGTCGGACGTCGGCGAGATCGTGTTCCTGCCACGGCTGCTCCAGGCGTTCGCGGAACGCGCGCCGCATGCGAATCTGCGTTCGGTATCGCTCTCGCATGCGGAGGTCGGGCGCGCACTCGAGGACGGCGGCGTCGATCTCGCGGTCGGCTACTTTCCGGATCTCGGCGGCACCAACTTCTTCCAGCAGCGGCTCTTCACGCACCGTTTCATTTGCCTGCTTCGGCGCGGCCATCCGCTCGCCTCGCAGCCGCTCACGCTCGAGCAGTTCCTCGCGTGCGGCCACGCGGTCGTGCGCGCGGAAGGCCGCAGCCAGGAAGTGCTCGAGCAATATCTGGCGAAGCGGCGGCTCGCGCGCCGCGCAGTGCTCGAGACGCCGCACTTCATGAGCCTGCCGTTCATCCTCAGTCGCACCGATCTGATCGCGACGGTTCCGCACGCGATCGGCTATGCGTATGCGACCGAGCACGCGTCGATCATGCTCGTCGAGCCGCCGCTGCCGTTGCCGCGCTTCGACCTGAAGCAGCACTGGCACCGCAAGTTCCACAACGACGCGAGCGTCGCGTGGCTGCGCAGCGTCGTCGCCGATCTGTTCAACGACGCGCTGGACGAATGGCCGAAGTGA
- a CDS encoding 4-hydroxybenzoate 3-monooxygenase has protein sequence MRTQIAIIGAGPSGLLLSHLLRLQGVESVVLEARSREYCENRIRAGVLEQGTVDTLNEAGLGARMRREGLAHRGIELLFDGRRHRIDFGELTPGRAIIVYSQHEVVRDLIAAALEHGQSIHFDVRDVELHDVATERPSVTFTHANGRTERLDCDYVAGCDGFHGAARQTIPAERLHTFERVYPYAWLGILADAAPSLDELVYAHHARGFALFSMRSPTVTRLYLQCRPDENLAEWPDARIWEELRTRFENDSGWTPNEGRITQKSVTPMRSFVSETMQYGRLFLAGDAAHIVPPTGAKGMNLAVADVRALSCALGAHYREGRDELLDAYSSTCLERVWRAEHFSYCMTNMLHPSIDDSPFVNRLKLAELRYVTRSRAAAQSLAENYVGLPFDDAAGVASFDTAAAAWAHGGAIAGATAVADTASP, from the coding sequence ATGCGCACGCAAATCGCGATCATCGGCGCCGGTCCGTCCGGGCTGCTTCTTTCCCATCTGCTCCGCCTGCAAGGCGTCGAATCGGTCGTGCTCGAGGCGCGCTCGCGCGAATACTGCGAGAACCGGATTCGCGCCGGCGTGCTCGAGCAGGGCACCGTCGACACGCTGAACGAAGCCGGCCTGGGCGCGCGGATGCGACGCGAGGGCCTTGCCCACCGCGGCATCGAGCTGCTGTTCGATGGCCGCCGCCACCGGATCGACTTCGGTGAGCTGACGCCCGGCCGCGCGATCATTGTCTACAGCCAGCACGAAGTGGTGCGCGATCTGATCGCGGCCGCGCTCGAACACGGCCAGTCGATCCATTTCGACGTGCGCGATGTCGAGCTGCACGACGTCGCGACCGAGCGGCCATCGGTGACGTTCACGCACGCGAACGGACGCACCGAGCGGCTCGACTGCGACTACGTCGCCGGCTGCGACGGCTTCCACGGGGCCGCGCGCCAGACGATTCCCGCCGAGCGGCTGCACACGTTCGAGCGCGTGTATCCGTACGCGTGGCTCGGGATTCTCGCCGATGCGGCGCCGTCGCTCGACGAGCTGGTTTATGCGCATCACGCGCGCGGCTTCGCGCTGTTCTCGATGCGCTCGCCGACCGTTACCCGACTGTACCTGCAATGCCGGCCCGACGAGAACCTGGCCGAATGGCCGGATGCGCGGATCTGGGAAGAACTGCGCACGCGCTTTGAAAACGACAGCGGCTGGACGCCGAACGAAGGCCGCATCACGCAGAAGAGCGTGACGCCGATGCGTAGCTTCGTGTCCGAGACGATGCAGTATGGGCGGCTGTTCCTTGCGGGCGACGCCGCGCACATCGTGCCGCCGACGGGCGCGAAGGGGATGAATCTCGCGGTCGCCGACGTTCGGGCGCTGTCGTGCGCGCTCGGCGCGCACTATCGCGAAGGTCGCGACGAATTGCTCGATGCGTATTCGTCAACCTGTCTGGAACGGGTATGGCGCGCCGAGCACTTTTCGTATTGCATGACGAATATGCTGCACCCGTCCATCGACGACTCGCCGTTCGTCAACCGGCTGAAGCTCGCCGAGCTCAGGTACGTGACGCGCTCGCGCGCGGCCGCGCAGTCGCTCGCGGAGAACTACGTCGGCTTGCCGTTCGACGATGCGGCAGGCGTCGCGTCATTCGACACGGCCGCCGCCGCGTGGGCACACGGCGGGGCAATAGCGGGCGCGACCGCAGTCGCAGACACGGCGTCGCCTTGA
- a CDS encoding 3-oxoacid CoA-transferase subunit A has protein sequence MVNKIFDSLQSAVADVHDGATIMIGGFGTAGMPSELIDALIAQGARDLTIVNNNAGNGETGLAALLKAKRVRKIICSFPRQADSQVFDALYRAGEIELELVPQGNLAERIRAAGAGIGGFFTPTGFGTRLAEGKETRLIDGKQYVFETPIHADFALVKALKGDRWGNLVYRKTARNFGPVMAMAAKTSIVQVSEVVPLGALNPEHIVTPGIFVQRIVGVPQAAHAAELAAERAASAA, from the coding sequence ATGGTCAACAAGATTTTCGATTCCCTCCAGTCGGCGGTGGCCGACGTTCACGACGGCGCGACGATCATGATCGGCGGCTTCGGCACGGCCGGGATGCCGTCCGAACTGATCGACGCGCTGATCGCGCAAGGCGCGCGCGACCTGACGATCGTCAACAACAACGCCGGCAACGGCGAGACGGGCCTCGCCGCGCTCCTGAAGGCGAAGCGCGTGCGCAAGATCATCTGCTCGTTCCCGCGCCAGGCCGATTCGCAAGTGTTCGACGCGTTGTATCGCGCGGGCGAGATCGAACTCGAGCTGGTGCCGCAAGGCAATCTCGCCGAGCGGATTCGTGCGGCGGGCGCGGGCATCGGCGGCTTCTTCACGCCGACGGGCTTCGGCACGAGGCTCGCCGAAGGCAAGGAGACGCGCTTGATCGACGGCAAGCAGTACGTGTTCGAGACGCCGATCCATGCGGATTTCGCGCTCGTGAAGGCGCTCAAGGGCGACCGCTGGGGCAACCTCGTTTATCGGAAGACCGCGCGCAACTTCGGCCCGGTGATGGCGATGGCCGCGAAGACGTCGATCGTGCAAGTGTCGGAAGTCGTGCCGCTTGGCGCGCTGAATCCCGAGCACATCGTGACGCCCGGCATCTTCGTGCAGCGAATCGTCGGAGTGCCGCAGGCCGCGCATGCGGCCGAGCTGGCTGCCGAACGCGCCGCGAGCGCCGCCTGA
- a CDS encoding CoA transferase subunit B — MKRLTRDEMAKRVAQDIPEGAYVNLGIGVPTFVANHLDPNKEIFLHSENGLLGMGPAPAPGEEDDELINAGKQHVTLLTGGAYFHHADSFAMMRGGHLDYCVLGAFQVSAQGDLANWHTGAPDAIPAVGGAMDLAIGAKQVFVMMEHLTKQGESKITAECSYPVTGVRCVDRIYTDLAMLDVTSDGLAVREIFTDISFDALQKLTGVPLIDATQKAAA; from the coding sequence ATGAAACGACTGACCCGCGACGAAATGGCGAAGCGCGTCGCGCAAGACATTCCTGAAGGCGCTTACGTGAACCTCGGGATCGGCGTGCCGACGTTCGTGGCGAACCATCTCGATCCGAACAAGGAAATCTTCCTGCACAGCGAGAACGGCCTGCTCGGCATGGGCCCCGCGCCCGCTCCGGGCGAAGAGGACGACGAACTGATCAACGCCGGCAAGCAGCACGTGACGCTGCTCACGGGCGGCGCGTACTTCCATCACGCGGATTCGTTCGCGATGATGCGCGGCGGCCATCTCGACTATTGCGTGCTCGGCGCGTTCCAGGTGTCCGCGCAAGGCGACCTCGCGAACTGGCACACGGGCGCGCCCGATGCGATTCCCGCGGTCGGCGGTGCGATGGATCTCGCGATCGGCGCGAAGCAGGTGTTCGTGATGATGGAGCACCTGACGAAGCAGGGCGAAAGCAAGATCACCGCGGAATGCTCGTATCCGGTGACGGGCGTGCGTTGCGTCGATCGCATCTACACCGATCTCGCGATGCTCGACGTGACGAGCGACGGGCTCGCGGTGCGCGAGATCTTCACCGACATCTCGTTCGACGCGTTGCAGAAGCTGACGGGCGTGCCGCTCATCGACGCGACGCAGAAGGCCGCGGCGTGA
- a CDS encoding 3-carboxy-cis,cis-muconate cycloisomerase → MLEDSARLTSLICGSEPLNRIWSPRATLQRMLDVEAALARALAAHGVIPASAVPPIEATCVADALDAEALARDAALGGNLAIPLVKQLTARVKARDAEAAKYLHWGATSQDIIDTATVLQLRDTFDWLEPLLRDTCATLASLAAAHRATPMIGRTWLQQALPITLGLKFAQWLDALLRHRERLAALRARALALQFGGAAGTLASLRDAAPAVARSFADDLQLTLPAVPWHTQRDRIAETAACFGMLIGTLGKIARDISLSMQTEVGELAEPAAAGKGGSSTMPHKRNPVGCAAVLTAAVRAPGLVSTVFAGMVQEHERALGGWQAEWDALPELARLAGGALAQIAQIVAGLNVDVARLAENLDATHGLVLGEAVMLALGDKIGRLDAHHLVERASKESVRSGRSLHDVLAADPDVAAHLALDALRQLLDPAHYVGEAHAYVDAVLALHASRH, encoded by the coding sequence ATGCTCGAAGACAGCGCCCGCCTGACTTCCCTCATCTGCGGCAGCGAGCCGCTCAACCGGATCTGGTCGCCGCGCGCGACGCTGCAGCGGATGCTCGACGTCGAAGCCGCGCTCGCGCGCGCGCTCGCCGCGCACGGCGTGATTCCGGCGAGCGCGGTGCCGCCGATCGAGGCGACGTGCGTGGCCGACGCACTCGACGCGGAAGCGCTCGCGCGCGACGCGGCGCTCGGCGGCAACCTTGCGATTCCGCTCGTCAAGCAGCTGACCGCGCGCGTGAAGGCGCGCGACGCCGAAGCGGCGAAGTACCTGCATTGGGGCGCGACGAGCCAGGACATCATCGATACGGCGACGGTGCTGCAATTGCGCGATACGTTCGATTGGCTCGAGCCGTTGCTGCGCGATACGTGCGCGACGCTCGCGTCGCTCGCCGCCGCGCATCGCGCGACGCCGATGATCGGCCGCACATGGCTGCAGCAGGCGCTGCCGATCACGCTCGGATTGAAGTTCGCGCAATGGCTCGATGCGCTGCTCCGTCATCGCGAGCGTCTCGCCGCGCTGCGCGCGCGCGCGCTCGCGTTGCAGTTCGGCGGCGCGGCGGGCACGCTCGCGAGCTTGCGCGACGCGGCGCCTGCCGTCGCGCGTTCGTTCGCCGACGACTTGCAACTCACGCTGCCCGCCGTACCGTGGCACACGCAGCGCGACCGTATCGCCGAGACCGCCGCCTGTTTCGGGATGCTGATCGGCACGCTCGGCAAGATCGCACGCGACATTTCGCTGTCGATGCAGACCGAAGTCGGCGAGCTGGCCGAGCCGGCCGCGGCCGGCAAGGGCGGCTCGTCGACGATGCCGCACAAGCGCAATCCGGTCGGCTGCGCGGCCGTGCTGACCGCGGCCGTGCGCGCGCCGGGGCTCGTCTCGACCGTGTTCGCCGGAATGGTGCAAGAACACGAGCGCGCGCTTGGCGGCTGGCAGGCTGAATGGGACGCGCTGCCCGAACTCGCGCGGCTCGCGGGCGGCGCGCTCGCGCAGATCGCGCAGATCGTCGCGGGCTTGAACGTCGACGTCGCGCGCCTTGCCGAAAACCTCGACGCGACGCACGGCCTCGTGCTCGGCGAAGCGGTGATGCTCGCGCTCGGCGACAAGATCGGCCGGCTCGATGCGCATCATCTCGTCGAGCGCGCATCGAAAGAATCCGTGCGAAGCGGCCGCTCGTTGCATGACGTGCTCGCCGCGGACCCGGACGTCGCCGCGCACCTCGCGCTCGACGCGCTGCGGCAGTTGCTCGACCCCGCTCACTACGTCGGCGAGGCGCACGCCTACGTCGACGCCGTGCTCGCGCTTCACGCGAGCCGCCACTAA
- the pcaD gene encoding 3-oxoadipate enol-lactonase, translating to MPFASVNGVRLHYRIDRATRADAPWLVLSNSLGADLSMWAPQIGPLTAHFNLLRYDTRGHGHSDAPAGSYTIDQLTGDVIGLLDHVGIARSHFCGISMGGLTGAALAARHANRTDRVVLSNTSAKIGSPEVWGPRAQKARAEGMAALADAVLPRWFTAAFFEREPRLVDVIRDTFNHTDKDGYAANCDALNAADLRDEVKGIDVPTLVVTGTHDMSTPPDQGRALAAAIEDAKHVEFDCAHISNIECADGFNQTLIDFLTA from the coding sequence ATGCCTTTCGCTTCAGTCAACGGAGTGCGGCTGCATTACCGGATCGACCGCGCGACGCGCGCTGACGCGCCGTGGCTCGTGTTGTCGAATTCGCTCGGTGCGGATCTGTCGATGTGGGCGCCGCAGATCGGCCCGCTGACGGCGCACTTCAACCTACTGCGCTACGACACGCGCGGCCACGGCCACTCGGATGCACCGGCAGGCTCGTATACGATCGATCAGTTGACGGGCGACGTGATCGGCCTTCTCGATCACGTCGGGATCGCGCGCTCGCACTTCTGCGGAATCTCGATGGGCGGCCTGACGGGCGCGGCGCTCGCCGCGCGCCATGCGAACCGAACCGATCGCGTGGTGCTCTCGAACACGTCGGCGAAAATCGGCTCGCCGGAAGTATGGGGGCCGCGTGCGCAGAAGGCGCGTGCCGAAGGAATGGCGGCGCTTGCCGACGCGGTGCTGCCGCGCTGGTTCACGGCCGCGTTCTTCGAGCGCGAGCCGCGCCTCGTCGACGTGATCCGCGACACGTTCAATCACACCGACAAGGACGGCTACGCGGCGAACTGCGATGCGCTGAACGCCGCCGATCTGCGCGACGAAGTGAAGGGCATCGACGTGCCGACGCTCGTCGTGACGGGCACGCACGACATGTCGACGCCGCCCGACCAGGGCCGCGCGCTCGCCGCGGCGATCGAGGACGCGAAGCACGTCGAATTCGACTGCGCGCACATCTCGAACATCGAGTGCGCGGACGGCTTCAACCAAACGCTGATCGATTTCCTGACGGCCTGA
- the pcaC gene encoding 4-carboxymuconolactone decarboxylase, with the protein MNDDQRYEAGMKVRRAVLGDMHVDRSLANRTELTDEFQNLITRYAWGEIWTRDGLPRHTRSLLTIAMMVALNRGEELALHLRAAKNNGVTRDEIKEVLLQTAIYCGVPAANSAFHLAQRIFGEEDAA; encoded by the coding sequence ATGAACGACGATCAACGTTACGAAGCGGGCATGAAGGTGCGCCGCGCTGTGCTCGGCGATATGCACGTCGACCGCTCGCTCGCGAATCGCACCGAGCTGACCGATGAGTTCCAGAACCTGATCACGCGCTATGCGTGGGGCGAGATCTGGACGCGCGACGGGCTGCCGCGCCACACGCGCAGTCTGCTGACGATCGCGATGATGGTTGCGCTCAATCGCGGCGAGGAGCTTGCGCTGCATCTGCGCGCGGCGAAGAACAACGGCGTCACGCGCGACGAGATCAAGGAAGTGCTGCTGCAGACTGCGATCTACTGCGGCGTGCCTGCGGCGAATTCGGCGTTCCATCTCGCGCAGCGCATCTTTGGCGAAGAAGACGCGGCCTGA
- a CDS encoding MFS transporter gives MTDFARQLDVQQFIDERRFSPYQWLILILCFLIVAADGFDTAAIGFVAPALGQEWHVTKAALGPVMSAALVGLAFGALTAGPLADRIGRKRVLVGSVVLFGLFSIGCAFAQSVTELAVLRLLTGLGLGAAMPNATTLMAEYAPHAKRSFLVNTMFCGFTLGSSAGGLVAAALIPDHGWRSVFVVGGIAPLVLGALLIALPESIRFMVLRGAPRERIAAVLRRIAPGTSFDGVRFVLPEDRGEQQRSGAAVVLSPRYRAGTAMLWLTYFMGLLVYYLLTSWLPTLIRDTGFTVRDAALVTALFPLGGGIGAIATGWLMDRFEPHRVIAVTYALTALFVWMIGLQAGHLALLATVVFVAGVCMNGAQSSLPALAAAFYPTSGRATGVAWMLGVGRFGGILGAFSGGLLLQAQLGFGTIFSMLAAPALIAAGALMVKRTAALRDAEPNAPTRAA, from the coding sequence ATGACCGATTTCGCGCGCCAGCTCGATGTGCAGCAGTTCATCGACGAGCGGCGCTTCTCGCCCTATCAGTGGCTGATTCTGATCCTGTGCTTTTTGATCGTCGCGGCGGACGGCTTCGATACCGCCGCGATCGGCTTCGTCGCGCCCGCGCTCGGCCAGGAATGGCACGTGACGAAGGCCGCGCTCGGACCGGTGATGAGTGCGGCGCTCGTCGGCCTCGCGTTCGGCGCGCTCACGGCGGGCCCGCTCGCCGACCGGATCGGTCGCAAGCGCGTGCTGGTCGGCTCGGTCGTGTTGTTCGGACTCTTCAGCATCGGCTGCGCGTTTGCGCAATCGGTGACGGAGCTGGCCGTGCTGCGCTTGCTGACGGGACTCGGTCTCGGCGCCGCGATGCCGAACGCGACGACGCTGATGGCCGAGTACGCGCCGCACGCGAAACGCTCGTTTCTCGTCAACACGATGTTCTGCGGCTTCACGCTCGGCTCGTCGGCGGGCGGCCTCGTCGCCGCCGCGCTGATCCCGGATCACGGCTGGCGCAGCGTATTCGTCGTCGGCGGCATCGCGCCGCTCGTGCTCGGCGCGTTGTTGATCGCGTTGCCCGAGTCGATCCGATTCATGGTGCTGCGTGGCGCGCCGCGCGAGCGGATCGCCGCGGTGCTGCGCCGGATCGCGCCCGGCACGTCGTTCGACGGCGTGCGCTTCGTGCTGCCCGAAGACCGTGGCGAACAGCAGCGCTCGGGTGCGGCCGTCGTGCTGTCGCCGCGCTACCGCGCGGGCACCGCGATGCTGTGGCTCACATACTTCATGGGACTGCTCGTCTACTATCTGCTGACGAGCTGGCTGCCGACGCTGATCCGCGACACCGGCTTCACCGTGCGCGATGCGGCGCTCGTCACCGCGCTCTTTCCGCTCGGCGGCGGCATCGGCGCGATCGCAACCGGCTGGCTGATGGACCGCTTCGAGCCGCATCGCGTGATCGCGGTCACATACGCATTGACGGCGCTGTTCGTCTGGATGATCGGGCTGCAGGCCGGGCATCTCGCGCTGCTCGCGACTGTCGTGTTCGTCGCGGGCGTTTGCATGAATGGCGCACAATCGTCGCTGCCGGCGCTCGCAGCCGCGTTCTATCCGACGAGCGGACGTGCGACGGGCGTCGCCTGGATGCTCGGCGTCGGACGCTTCGGCGGGATTCTGGGCGCGTTTTCAGGCGGCTTGCTGCTGCAGGCGCAGCTCGGGTTCGGCACGATTTTCTCGATGCTCGCGGCGCCGGCGTTGATCGCGGCGGGCGCATTGATGGTCAAGCGCACGGCCGCGTTGCGCGACGCGGAACCGAACGCGCCGACGCGGGCGGCGTGA
- a CDS encoding LysE family translocator yields MDYLTISALPAGMLFALVTSITPGPNNTMLLASGVNFGFRRTLPHMLGISAGVAILMLSVGFGLGEAFKRIPVLYTLLETASVAYLLYLAWRIGTSGEVRAHNGKSRPMTFIEAIAFQWVNPKAWMMVLTAGTTIQLSADYGRNAVWMALVFVFVGLPSISVWAAFGQGLRGFLSNRRWLRVFNITMAALLVLSLYPMFAKITGH; encoded by the coding sequence ATGGACTACCTCACCATCAGTGCGCTGCCCGCCGGCATGCTGTTCGCGCTCGTCACCTCGATCACCCCCGGCCCGAACAACACGATGTTGCTTGCATCCGGCGTCAATTTCGGCTTTCGCCGCACGCTGCCGCACATGCTCGGCATCAGCGCCGGCGTCGCGATCCTGATGCTGTCGGTCGGCTTCGGTCTCGGCGAAGCATTCAAGCGCATCCCGGTCCTCTATACGTTGCTCGAGACCGCGAGCGTCGCCTATCTGCTGTATCTCGCGTGGCGCATCGGCACGTCCGGCGAAGTGCGCGCTCACAACGGCAAATCGCGTCCGATGACATTCATCGAGGCGATCGCGTTCCAATGGGTCAATCCGAAGGCATGGATGATGGTGCTGACCGCCGGCACGACGATCCAGCTCTCCGCCGACTACGGCCGCAACGCCGTCTGGATGGCGCTCGTATTCGTCTTCGTCGGTCTGCCGAGCATCAGCGTCTGGGCCGCGTTCGGCCAAGGGTTGCGCGGCTTCCTGTCGAACCGGCGCTGGTTGCGTGTGTTCAACATCACGATGGCCGCGCTGCTCGTTCTGTCGCTTTATCCGATGTTCGCCAAGATCACCGGCCACTGA
- a CDS encoding IS630 family transposase — protein sequence MPVKLARKERQELLSLIERKTAAQRDVMRAQIALWAHEGYSNTVIARELGVSVKTVCLWRKRIARQGVQGIREGERSGRPPRITHEARLQLIALACETQEPEGRVTPTLDEIVARRGARCRRADQPQPGTAHFAGRHVRPHRVQQWLHSSDPAFRETVNWICKLYRKAPRNAVVLSIDEKTGIQAIERKHPERSPAPGRLRRREFEYIRHGTQTLIAALDAHTGKVLAECRDRRTQDDLVAFMERVAVAHPGKQVHVVWDNLNTHRAQVVWQEFNARHGNRFHFHFTPLHASWANQIELWFARYTRRVLRHASHASTAHLRERTERFVSEHNRAARPFKWSFRSYPLQDGAS from the coding sequence ATGCCAGTGAAGCTGGCGAGGAAAGAAAGACAGGAACTGCTATCGCTGATCGAGCGCAAGACCGCTGCGCAGCGAGATGTGATGCGCGCGCAAATCGCGTTGTGGGCGCACGAGGGTTACTCCAACACGGTCATTGCGCGGGAGCTGGGGGTATCGGTGAAAACGGTCTGCCTGTGGCGCAAGCGCATTGCGCGGCAAGGTGTCCAAGGCATTCGCGAGGGCGAGCGAAGTGGCCGTCCGCCACGCATCACGCACGAAGCGCGGCTGCAATTGATCGCGCTGGCGTGTGAAACGCAGGAACCTGAGGGACGGGTCACACCGACGCTCGACGAGATTGTGGCGCGCCGTGGAGCGCGGTGTCGTCGGGCAGATCAGCCGCAGCCAGGTACAGCGCATTTTGCGGGCCGGCATGTACGCCCGCACCGGGTCCAGCAATGGCTACACAGCTCAGACCCGGCCTTTCGCGAAACGGTCAACTGGATTTGCAAGCTGTATCGCAAGGCGCCTCGAAACGCGGTGGTACTCAGTATCGACGAGAAGACCGGCATTCAGGCCATCGAGCGCAAGCACCCGGAACGCTCGCCCGCACCAGGACGGCTGCGTCGTCGTGAATTCGAATATATCCGTCACGGCACCCAGACGTTGATTGCCGCGCTCGATGCGCATACCGGGAAGGTGCTCGCCGAGTGCCGCGATCGACGCACCCAGGACGATCTGGTCGCCTTCATGGAGCGCGTGGCAGTCGCGCACCCGGGCAAACAAGTGCACGTGGTTTGGGATAACCTGAACACGCATCGCGCCCAGGTCGTCTGGCAGGAGTTCAACGCGCGGCATGGCAACCGGTTTCATTTCCACTTCACGCCGTTGCACGCGAGCTGGGCCAATCAGATCGAACTCTGGTTTGCGCGCTATACCCGCCGGGTGCTGCGCCATGCCAGTCACGCCAGCACTGCGCACCTGCGCGAGCGGACCGAGCGGTTCGTCAGCGAGCACAATCGGGCCGCGCGCCCCTTCAAATGGAGTTTCCGCAGCTATCCGCTACAAGACGGCGCATCGTAA
- a CDS encoding ABC transporter substrate-binding protein, producing MSDEIKHGGFTRRDMMRVMAAGGVLATGAAGGLLAGAKSAFAAPAPKRGGKIRVAYDASSTADTLDPAKGSTGADYIRFFLFYSGLTQLDESLTPQPNIAESVQTKDAKTWVVKLRRGVTFHDGKPLAPADVVYSLMRHKNAATASKVKSLADQFADIKATGPNEVTLTLDNANADLPVILATPQFVIVKDGTTDFSQAIGTGPYKLKSFKPGVSTVGARNDGYWKSGAPYLDQIELIGIGDAAARVNALLSGDVQLINGVDPRATQRVASTAGYAVKETKSGLYTDLILRRDSAMTGNMDFVNGMKYLFDREQIRSAVFRGYSVVANDQPIPPGHRYFNASLAQRPFDLDRAKFHFQKAGAIGTTLPPLYATTDANGSVEMAVLLQQTAAKIGVNLTVNRVPADGYWSNHWMKHPLGFGSINPRSSADVLFTQFFKSDATWNESGWKNPKFDQLLLAARSETDEAKRKQMYGEMQALVAEQGGIGIPAFISMLDAHDKRLKGLGSIPTGALMGFQFAEHVWWEA from the coding sequence ATGAGCGACGAAATCAAACATGGCGGTTTCACGCGCCGCGACATGATGCGTGTGATGGCCGCGGGGGGCGTGTTGGCGACGGGTGCCGCAGGCGGGTTGCTGGCCGGCGCGAAATCCGCGTTCGCCGCTCCGGCGCCGAAGCGCGGCGGCAAGATCCGCGTCGCGTACGACGCGAGCTCGACCGCCGACACGCTCGATCCGGCGAAGGGCTCGACGGGCGCCGATTACATCCGTTTCTTCCTGTTCTACAGCGGCCTGACGCAGCTCGACGAGAGCCTGACGCCGCAGCCGAACATCGCCGAATCGGTGCAGACGAAGGATGCGAAGACCTGGGTCGTCAAGCTGCGCCGCGGCGTGACGTTCCACGACGGCAAGCCGCTCGCGCCCGCGGACGTCGTCTACTCGCTGATGCGCCACAAGAACGCGGCGACCGCGTCGAAGGTGAAGTCGCTCGCCGACCAGTTCGCCGACATCAAGGCGACCGGCCCGAACGAGGTCACGCTGACGCTCGACAACGCGAACGCCGACCTGCCGGTGATCCTCGCGACGCCGCAGTTCGTGATCGTCAAGGACGGCACGACCGATTTCTCGCAGGCGATCGGCACGGGCCCGTACAAGCTGAAGTCGTTCAAGCCGGGCGTGTCGACGGTCGGCGCGCGCAACGACGGCTACTGGAAGTCGGGCGCGCCGTACCTCGACCAGATCGAGCTGATCGGCATCGGCGACGCGGCCGCGCGCGTGAACGCGCTCTTGTCGGGCGACGTGCAGCTGATCAACGGCGTCGATCCGCGCGCGACGCAGCGAGTCGCGTCGACGGCGGGCTATGCGGTGAAGGAGACGAAGTCGGGCCTTTACACCGACTTGATCCTGCGCCGCGACAGCGCGATGACGGGCAACATGGATTTCGTCAACGGGATGAAGTACCTGTTCGATCGCGAGCAGATCCGCTCGGCCGTGTTCCGCGGCTACTCGGTGGTTGCGAACGACCAGCCGATTCCGCCGGGGCATCGCTACTTCAACGCGTCGCTGGCGCAGCGGCCGTTCGACCTCGACCGCGCGAAGTTCCATTTCCAGAAGGCGGGTGCGATCGGCACGACGCTGCCGCCCCTCTATGCGACGACCGACGCGAACGGCTCGGTCGAGATGGCCGTGCTGCTGCAGCAGACGGCGGCGAAGATCGGCGTGAACCTGACGGTGAACCGCGTGCCCGCCGACGGATACTGGTCGAACCACTGGATGAAGCATCCGCTCGGCTTCGGCAGCATCAATCCGCGCTCGAGCGCCGACGTGCTGTTCACGCAGTTCTTCAAGTCGGATGCGACGTGGAACGAGTCGGGCTGGAAGAACCCGAAGTTCGACCAGCTGCTGCTCGCCGCGCGCTCGGAAACCGACGAAGCGAAGCGCAAGCAGATGTACGGCGAGATGCAGGCGCTCGTCGCCGAGCAGGGCGGGATCGGCATTCCGGCGTTCATCAGCATGCTCGATGCGCACGACAAGCGCCTGAAGGGCCTCGGCTCGATCCCGACGGGCGCGCTGATGGGCTTCCAGTTCGCCGAGCACGTCTGGTGGGAAGCGTGA